The segment ATACATAATTATTTTGGAGGAAAGAAAAAGCACTCTTTTTATTACTAACTGGCAATTTAATAGGCTCTTAATAATAACACAATTTTTATGCATTAAGATAATGAAAGACATAATAAACACACGTTGTGGCTGGGCAGGTACAGATGAACTGTATGTAAAATATCACGATGAAGAATGGGGCAGGCTCGTTATTGATGACAAAACTTTATTCGAGTTTCTGGTTCTTGAAAGCGCCCAAGCCGGATTAGCATGGATCACCATTCTCAGAAAACGAGAAGGATACAGAAAAGCCTTTCATCACTTTGATGTAGAACGAATAGCATGTATGACATCAGAAGACATCGAACAACTAATGCAATTTGACGGCATTATACGAAATCGTCAGAAAATTAAATCTACAATTACAAATGCAAGACTTTTTCTCTCCATACAACAGGAGTTCGGAAGTTTTTATAATTACATACTAACGTTTCTTCCCGGTAAAAAACCGATAGTCAATAATTTCCGGTCATTAAGTGAAGTACCGGTATTATCTCCTGAATCCGA is part of the Coprobacter tertius genome and harbors:
- a CDS encoding DNA-3-methyladenine glycosylase I; its protein translation is MKDIINTRCGWAGTDELYVKYHDEEWGRLVIDDKTLFEFLVLESAQAGLAWITILRKREGYRKAFHHFDVERIACMTSEDIEQLMQFDGIIRNRQKIKSTITNARLFLSIQQEFGSFYNYILTFLPGKKPIVNNFRSLSEVPVLSPESEAMSKDMKKRGFKFFGATICYAYLQATGFINDHLTDCICRKINK